One Glycine max cultivar Williams 82 chromosome 1, Glycine_max_v4.0, whole genome shotgun sequence genomic window, CTTTTGTGAGTGCTTGATAAATCACAAGCATGAAACTGTCTTTCCACTTTTTGAATATTGTTCAACACAATGATTAAGATAtgtgttttgaatttgattgttgACCTTGGGAATGCATCTATGGTATTTGTCCACTTGGCAGCAACAACATCATAAGCTTGGAGCGAGGAAGGTCTGTGTTTGGTTTGGAGGAACTCATCATGGGTTGCACTTCAACTGAAATCAAACAGGTAAGAAAGAACTTTTTGACTCGGAATTATATGAACATTGTGTGTCATAATGcctagagaaaagaaaaaagagggctctgaaattaaaaagaaataaaagaaaaaatgaaaacattttttttgtttgcttttttatattttgaggtTACGTCTGTCTTCCATTGCATAAAGGTAAAAAATAGTACAACAAAATGTGGGTCATCGATCGATGCCGCAAGgaagtttaaagaaaaaataccttctctttatttcatttttcaattgtgtATGTGTTGTGTGACTCAAAATCACAAATGGCACAAGTGGGAAGACTTTAAGATGTGTTGTCATAACTGAATTCAGTTATGATAACTGAATTAGTTTTGGCACCAAAGCATAGCTAGAGTGTATATATACTCTTGATCATGTAATGCATTAAGAGAGAGTTTTTTAGGTTGCAAAACAGAGGAGCTGCAGCAATTGAGAGAGTTCAAAAAGGAAGGTAGTGTGCTAGGTGATTGTGAGAGGTTTTAAAGAAGAGAAACCAAGAGAGATCAAAGCTAGTTGTTGCTTGTATTGAACTTGTAATTTCATGATCAATGTGATGATGAGGAGCTGCTCTTTCCCATGGATGTAGGCACATTGCCGAACCACATAAATCTTTGGGTTCTTGCTCTGCTGTGTTTGTTTgttgtgttttctgtttttcttttgatCTTGTGCAGGTACAAGAGTAGCAGAATTTAATACAAAGAACCAACAGTGTACAAGAGATAGAGACTTCTACTAGCaccattttttcttctcattaaaCTACTCCTAATATTCTAcagttttatctttcttttttccttattgtcataaacaagttaattaaggttagaaaagagaaaaatactttattttattttattttattacattacGGTCCATGTTAGGCAAAACGCCCAttaacttttaacattttttaccaTGATCGAGGTGGAAAGGCATCTACTTGATGAGCCAGTTAATTtccattttcattaattatagtTCAAGTCAATCTCTATGTGATAGTGTTTATAGTTTTGTCATATAGACATGTAATTGAATATTTCAATTCGttagaataaatttaataacaCTCAACAATTTTTACTTGGAGATTAGTTGGAATTATGATAGTAATAATGTCTCTTTGTTGTTTAagattatcattaaattatattctAGAAACCCTAACCGTAATATTTTCATTAACATTCAATTCCCTTACAGGAGTCATCCATCACAAAGGCACAAGAAGCTGAATGGTTGAAGTACTCTTCTTATTGGTCAAACCCTGACAACCCGGATCATCATAGTCATCATCATTAATGCTTGAAGCCTCCCTCAAGTTTTCTTTCAACAAAAGGCCAAGAAATAATATCCATagtttgctctcttttttctttcttttcctatatATGGTGGTCATTTAATAATATCCACTAAGTCTGATTttgttggattttgttcttctaATTTTGATATATGTTCTTctcaaagtttaattttttattcatttgtaatgattttttaaattatttataaaaaaacacattttaagacggttatctgaaaaatcgtcttataatcctcaatattttttaaaaaaatatattttaagatggtttttcaAACTGTCTTAAAATCTCTACATTCTAAGACTAGAAtcaacaatatattttatttttaaaaaaatacattataagaCAGTTCTCTAAAATATCGTCTTAAAATATCTacattttaagacaattttttaaaaaacctttttagaattctcaatatattttatgaagacgatttttagttgaaaatcgtcttagaaggatacatttttctaagatggttatttaGGAAACATTGTAGAAAGTTTCTACAACGTTGGCTACAACGatggttaataaccgatgtagaatgttcgaAATAACCATTATAGAAAAACgcttttctagtagtgtgtgttggttaaatttgaaaatcgagataatacttggataaatctgaagtcgtgtataacactttcagattgaatcaaatttcggggttcaaccaaaattgtccaatcggataaaatcagaagattataactcaagagttttgttttggtcttgtatgttttgtcacatcgttatgctttctgaatcagaatgattatttataatcaaagaacaggtggtttttggcggttgatggaagtttttttattttaaaaactgccgttgatggaagttttagtaacttccaaccgttgatggaagttttagtaacttccatgtaacttccaacctttgcctaaaccgaacatctcgttattacattaaaacaagcgtgcactcttattttaacataataaagagatcaattacactaaaatttccaacaaacctcccccattttagtgtaattaccgatcaaatcaccaaagtcataacataccacaaactactgcatagatgaaatatcgtgacgattgaatttcatcttagcaaattatacgtttcaaatattcgaatatcagggtgtcactaaggattgaaccctttctattcataatgaatacatgaagataatctgcacaatagtttataacattactcttgctcgacactagttttactagcctgtgtccctatccttcataagcatatcaaagccaagtcccagcttcttgaagcggctaaacttcatgcttatataggtagtccttttctttttttttttttttgcacctgcaaatgcaatttttcaaaagaaccattaagaagttatacttcaacctccttaacttgcagaaccgaacacattccttttgggatactttcgatgatgtgttccaatctctacatgttaagctttccacattgaattcagcacctaatgtcatattagatgggaattgggtatcttaacataagagatttcagatagactttaatcctaatcccacagccgaccttttcacgagatctctacttaaccctttggttaaatgatcggccaaattatgctgagttctcacaGCCCTACATCTccaaattttgagataactcaaatttggtgtctttttgtgccaaagttcatatggggtaaccttattccttttgttaggaattcggttcaacaagtaacaggctgccaacatagcctcaccccaaaatccttcacttgaacccgaataggataacatgaaattcaccatttctttcaaggttctattcttcctttcggctacaccattctgttgtggtgtatagggagctgtagtttgatgtattattccagtagattgaaaataaactggatcataatactcacctcccctatccgtacgaagagttttgattagcccattttgatgaagttctacctctttcttataaattttaaatttatcaagagcttcatcttttgtatttaataaatatacataacaataccttgatgcatcatcaataaaagtaacaagatattttttatgacctaatgatggagtagcatgcaaatcacacaaatcactatgaataaggtctgagactttagtctcacttttaacatccttaaaaggtttcctagtgatcttggtcaacaagcaagtttttcatttttcaatgttcatatcaaaaggaggaatcatacttgttttgacatatcttttaatcttttgtaatgaacatgtcctaatctagcatgccaaatttctgattttgtcatattagttatagaaatacacgaggccatacaaacagattcatgaacaaaaggaacatcaatgtttaatttaaacattccattacaacgataaccaaatccaacaaacgaaccatgtcttgacaagatgtacttgtcactttcaagtacttgcttgaaaccacaattatttaaaaccataccagacaataagttcttacgaataccaggtacaaataagacattatccaaatacaaactttttccggaagtaaaaactaaattcacacaacctaatcctaggattggttcagttgcaacattgcccatcttcacaatagagccatcatcgattggtctaaattccttgaaccaacgacgatctttgcacacatggcttgttgctcccgaatcaaaccaccaagcaacgtcatcatcctgcacatagaatgcatcagatattagtgatacataatttgaattcgtattcgaattaaaattattcactacaatctgaccttgttgcttttcaggatcattagacccacttggaccagccttgttctttcctttgaacacccggcaatccctctttaaatgaccaggtttcccacacttccaacatgacaattttgtctgtttgtttggacctttgttcttatttccttgaaattttcgtttgttacctttagcattgtaattttgcttaactgttccactttcctctaccatattaacggaagaggaacctgctacggttttatcattgactttgtcaatttcctgagccctcagcgactcctcaatcatgaaatgactaccgagttgaaccagagtcaactcttccttcttatgtttcaaggtatgcttgaagtctttccaagaagaaggcagtttatcaattatagatgaaactgcaatggattcatccattttcaaatcatgttgagtaaactgacccaaaatccgcagcagttcattatattgctccataacaggcctcgaatcaatcattttgtaattaaagaaattactaactaagaatttgttacttgaggcatcttctgccatatacttggattcaagagagtcccataattccttagcagactcaacattttgataaatatcaaagagagagtcagacataccgttcagaatgtgtccacgacaaatgtagtcgtcgttctcccatttcgaacgcttccttgtttgatccagagtttcgtcttccatatacaccggcatcggtgtactcagcacatacaccacattcaatgttgtcaagagaaagtgcatcttcttctgccatcttctgaaatcctgcccttcaaacttgtccaacttcgcaaatttgcttgtcatcttcgaactatcgttcgtcatcttgaaatatttgattcaatcttttgttggttaaatttgaaaatcgagataatacttggataaatctgaagtcgtgtataacactttcagattgaatcaaatttcggggttcaaccaaaattgtccaatcggataaaatcagaagattataactcaagagttttgttttggtcttgtatgttttgtcacatcgttatgctttctgaaccagaatgattatttataatcaaagaacaggtggtttttggcggttgatggaagttttttttattttaaaaactgccgttgatggaagttttagtaacttccaaccgttgatggaagttttagtaacttccatgtaacttccaaccgttgatggaagttttagtaacttccatgtaacttccaacctttgcctaaaccgaacatctcgttattacattaaaacaagcgtgcactcttattttaacataataaagagatcaattacactaaaatgtccaacagtGTGTATTTGTTAAATTGATGCATAAGAGGAGTGGTGAGCCTAGTTGCGAGGTGAGAGATGTAACATACACTTATGCATTAGATGAGGAAGTGTGCATGATGTGAGTTACCCAAAGGGGTATGCAAGATATTATACATCTCACAGAGGTGATGTAAACTCTAGTGAGCAAGTAAGCAAAGAAAGGAAGAGTTAAGCATGTTCACATTCAATGTTATAGGAAAGTGAGACCTTAGTAAGAGGTCAAAGAGTAGGAGTGATATTTACAAGCCTTAGTGCATTAGTTGCCTTCAATTTGGCAAAGGAGGTTAAACTCTTGTTGTCTAATTAAATGTTAAGGTATGATCCAAAGAgataataatgatgatattATGAGATTATAGGTTCAGTAACACCAAGAAAAGAAGGGAAAATCCATGAGATAGTAAAAGCTTgttttaaagttattattttaatcttcaaTAGATAATTTATGAAACAGAACAAAAAGCCCTCCGATTCAGAAGAATAGGAGAATGTCCAATTTACAAATGGTCctgtttataatattttcatattttatatattaaatttattaaatattaaaattaaattaagtctTAGATCTCATgcaattatgaaaaaattacaaatgttTTGTGATTATGACACAAATGTcatattacaaaattttaaattagtcatCTAATGTACAATAAATGCAACACAATTATTCAtgatttaaagaaaagaaaaagtcaaaTTATAAGTTCacattaaaagaagagttattttaatttttttaagaaatcatTATGTTTAAATGGTACAATAAATGCAAACAATCAAAATCCATCATTACTTTTCTAAATCATCAAACTATTTCTATTTTATACTCTCCAtctcattataattataatataaaaaaatattttaaaataattattattttaagtttttaatataacattaattatcttttatcacttatattttttataatattattgatggacaacaaaatctataaataaattaataataatataaaaactattttataaaactatcactctcttttatctatttattattattttttatacttgatatgtataaagtaatatatatatatatatatatatatatatatatatatatatatatatatatatatatatgacaacaaTTACTGTAACAGgaagaaataatataaagatcACAACAATAAGGATCAACCTTAAGTCTTTATGTAAACTATCAATGTCAATCATTAGGTCGGACATAATggattaatatgaaaaacatttCACACTAATAATGTAtgtatttcaaaaatatgtttcttgtcttgcaattaaaaaatttggattTATTTCATTAAACTTTTCCTGATGTGATTTATAAGACTAGGAAAGAGCGACTCCgcagaaaatttataaaagtaagAGACATGCAAAGTAATTGGTAAGAGAACATAAGACAATTAATTAGccaatttaaaatacaaattataaataaaaacaattgccaactagaaaataatttaattatgacataataaaaagaaataataattctttattagcaaaaaaaaaaatagatggcTACATAATGATTATCCATAGTCattttattatctaattttGCTTAGCATACCATCTGcatataaaacttttaaaaagatgGTGTTTTTGGAATATGCCATGACAATCTCTTCTCCCAGTAGCGATAGtactgaataaaaaaatagccTCCATAGTTATTTAGAATTCTATTGCATTGGGTACTACAATTCATCTCCTCAGTTTGGGCATTGTAAACTTCAAAACTCGCATGCACATTGCCTGCATCCATTGTGCACCAAAAAAGAGTTGTGCCAAAAAGGTTATCTGTGAAGGACCATTCTTGATACTCTCCAACGGCAAGAACATGTTGGCCAAGATCATTGTCCCTTGATCGACAATGGAGATACACAAGAATGCCATCATTCATCCCATTATAGACACGCACAGTTTTCTTTCCGTCAAAAATGGTATTATCACTCAGACCATCTTGAGCACAGACAATCATCAAGAATATAGTAATTGTGACCAGGGACTTCAACATGCTTGTAAGATAATAAGAATAAACCAAACTCATAAGCTATTGTAGTTACTTTGCAGTCTTGCACTCTATAATTGCAACTTAAAAAGACACCACACCACCAAAGAGTCTTACTTGTAGATGAATTGTGACATCATTTTccacaattttaaatttgtaagagAACATAGTCAAAACAAAAGTCATCAACTTTTAAAGCTTCTCTTATACATCATTAAAATCATGCCAACatacaaaaatcatttaatagAAAGTTTAGTCAAATatcaagttttttaaaaagttttaaattaatccTTATGCTGTAGAATAAATACTCCCTCCGAACTTAAATAAACATaagtataagaaaataattttgaatataaatataaataaatattaattaatttttatctcatttaataataatattcctATTATgttctttatttaataaaatcttgttttccatgaattatttattattattttattagcacTATTATAAAGGGTATTTTTGGaggattttttaaattaaatattttgaatcaaattcctagttaaatttatttatattagtaCATGTTTGAGtgattattgtataattaatttaactaaatGTGTGCattcaatataatattattttttatttaatgtattaatgatgatattattacataaatttaataattatataatatttaaacagtaattaaactcatttaaaattatacaaacaTTTGTCATACGCATTTAATATATCTTTTGTATTATTAAtacacaattaatataaaacttagaTATTCaatagttttaaatatataatataaaaaatattttaataactgaaataaattaaaaatatctattcaatataaatataagaaaattaaaataagattgtTAAGCCTATATATGCACGACTAGAATTAAGCATcttatattatatcatattattttttatttaaaatatttgatttacaGTAATTAAAATATCTCATTTTGACATTTAATgtagttttatattatattaattttaatatacttttaaaatataatctagACAGTATCATTAAAAaaccttaataaaaaaattgtttaaaaaatttggaCAACAAAAGTCACTCTTTTATAGTTTCATCATTTataccttttagtccttatagttttaaAGTGGTTTTTTCAGtcctatagtttatattttatttctcttttaatctctatagtttgaaagtaatttttttactccttataatttgcattttaattctcttctaGTTTCTATGgtttgaaagtgatctttttagcccctatatcttatattttaattctcttttagtctttactatcaaaatatgagtaatattatctattacaattaactacaaaaatatcaGCAAGTAATTCTAGCTAATTTATcgcaagataatttgtaataaaaaatagttgataatttgtaactagttatttttatatatttttttgtagcatggactaaaagataattaaaatataaattataggaactaaaaatatcactttcaaactataagaagtaaaaagaattaaaatataaattataaagactaaaaaaaccattttaaactatagagactaaaaaagaattaaaatataatctaCAGGGACTAAACAAaccactttcaaattatatgaACTAAAAGGTATGAATCGTAAAACTATAaggaccaaatgagtaatttaacctatattttttatgattaactaATATTACACCGTTATgttaaagagagagaaaaaattaaattaaaaactcaaTATAGACAGTACATTTTTTTCCCACATATAGAAAATAATACTAACATCCATAACGACTCATCTTATAGAAATACActaatcaaatataaattttctataaacttcaaatattataaaattaataaaatttattactaaTGTAAATGTAACACTTATTATATTCATTATAAGTATAAGTGTTACTTCAAATATTATACTCGTACGTTTGGATATTTGAACTTAACTTTAAGcgaaaaaataacatattttaattttatgataacaaaaacatgcaaaaaatTTTACACCAACAAAATGTATATTTCTAATTTCATGAGAACAAAAAACATATAGTTCAGTAATTTCAAGATCATTCTTCACatgaaggattaaaaaaaataaagtttgagCTCAAAAgacttgaaaacaaaattaaaaacaatgagGTTTGGCTATACCTTGCATAGAAGATCACAAGGGGGTGATGAGAATCACAACCCTATGATTTGACATCACAGCTGAAGCCTAAATAGCACCTGCGAGATGATCACAACCCTTAACATTTGTTTATGTATAGTTATGAGGTTCTCTTTAATtatgttcttttaattcttctCTTTTCGATTTTATACATTCTTGATATTTGATCATTATTTGTATGATGTTAGACACTTATTAGGATGAACTAAGAAGAGAATTTAGTGTGTTAGAATCATGGGAGGAGAGCTCAGGTTTTAATCACAACAGTAGGATTAATCCTAGgtggataaaataaattagtataaAGACTAAATGTTTAATTGAACAAAAATTATCTTAGATTAATTCatcattaaaaaagaattaaaaagaacCTTGAATTGTTAGACAATAATTTGGGGAACAAAAGGGGTGGTACCTATACTTGATCAAACCGGCAGCTTTTATGGGAacctgaaattaaaataaaaacccaTTAGTGTTAATAACACCAACCTGAAATTAAAACTAGTACGTGGTGCTGAAAACATAGATAATAAAAAGTGCTGGTAACTAACAACGGCGGAAGAAAAGGTGAAGCAGTGATGATAGCTGCTATAAATGTGTCAGAAAAATGCTGGAATCTAAATCATATCTGCAACTATGTCAACCGCTTCACTTGGCCAAAAAGATGTTAATGGTTTACCTTTATTATCAAGTGTAGTGTTTTTGTTGGATGTTTACCGTCATATATCGTGATTTTATTGAAAGTTGACATTAATTAGGTGTATAAAATTAACATCCAATAAAAATATAgtgaattaatatgaaaaacatttttcagaATTAATGTACGTATttctaaaatatgtttattattttgcaattaaaaacatttttgatttatttcatTATACTTTTCGATATGTGGTTTATGAGATAGAGAATGAGAGAAACTTCagagaaaatttataaaagagaTAGAGAAATTGATCGGTAAGGCAACATGAAATAATTAactagttattttaaaatataaattataaataaaacaattgacgaaaaataaattgtgaataataattctttataagaaaaaaaagaaatgactaCATAATGATTATCCATAGTTTATTTTGTTTAGCAAAGCATAGACACAACTTTTAAACAGATGGTATTTATGGAATATACCATGATAATCTCTTCTGCCAGTAGCCACGGAACTGATCATAAAAATAGGCTCCATCGTTTGTTAGAGCTCGATTGCATAGGGAATCACATAACGTCTCCTCAATTTTGGCACGATAAACTTCAAAACGCGCATGCACATTGCCTGCATCCATCTTGCACCAAAAAAGAGTCGAGTCAAGAAAATTATCTCTGAAGGACCATTGTTGGTACTCTCCAACGGCAAGAACATGTTTGCCAAGATCATTGTCCCTCGACCGACAATGGAGATACACAAGAATGCCATCATTCATCGCATTTAAAACACGCACAGTTTTCTTTCCATCAAAAACAGAATCATCACCCAGATCATCTTGAGCACGAACAATCAACAAGAATACAATAATTGTGACCAGGGACTTCAACATGTttgtaagataataataataataataataataataataataataataataataataataataattaataaacctAACTCGTAAGCTATTTTCTTTACTTCATTCTTGCACTCTATAATTGCAACTTAAAAAGACACTAAAAAGTCTTACTTATACATGAATTGTGACATCACTTTacacaaattttgaatttgcaaGAGAAATAGTCAAAACAAAAGTCACAGACTTTTAAAGCTTTTCTTATACATCATTAAAATCATGCCAATACAGGAAAATCATTTAATAGAATGTTTCATCAAATATCAAGTTTTTTagaaagttttaaattaatcattatgTTGTACAATAAATACGTGtttgcataattatttaataattaatctaaACAAATGTGCATTGAATATAGaactactttttatttaatatttcaataatgattttattacataaatttaataattatctaatactaaaatgtaattaaactcattcaaaattatacaaatatttatatcataTGCATTTAATATATCTTTTGTACAATTAATACACAATTACTATACAACTCAGATGTTCaataattttaactatataatataaaacattattttaataactgaaataaattaaaagtatttattctatataaatttgaaaaaattcaaaataagattGTTCAGCCTACGTACTACTACAGttaaacatattatattattcttttctttaaaacatttaatttttcagtaattaaaatatttcatttttacatttaatatcattttatattatattcattttaatgtacttataaaatataataaaaatatcataaaagaatttgatgaaaaatatgaaattaataagatttatttaattataatataattgtaagATAATTAAATCATCTTATCATTCCATATTTTACAATTACAAAGATATTGAAATTTAACGTAATTCAaatccttttaaatttttttaaacataaatttctaaaaaaattataaataattttaaaaataccaaaTATATATCTCATGCATAT contains:
- the LOC106794334 gene encoding self-incompatibility protein S1, whose product is MLKSLVTITIFLMIVCAQDGLSDNTIFDGKKTVRVYNGMNDGILVYLHCRSRDNDLGQHVLAVGEYQEWSFTDNLFGTTLFWCTMDAGNVHASFEVYNAQTEEMNCSTQCNRILNNYGGYFFIQYYRYWEKRLSWHIPKTPSF
- the LOC102666050 gene encoding self-incompatibility protein S1 gives rise to the protein MLKSLVTIIVFLLIVRAQDDLGDDSVFDGKKTVRVLNAMNDGILVYLHCRSRDNDLGKHVLAVGEYQQWSFRDNFLDSTLFWCKMDAGNVHARFEVYRAKIEETLCDSLCNRALTNDGAYFYDQFRGYWQKRLSWYIP